From the Lathyrus oleraceus cultivar Zhongwan6 chromosome 4, CAAS_Psat_ZW6_1.0, whole genome shotgun sequence genome, one window contains:
- the LOC127075602 gene encoding DEK domain-containing chromatin-associated protein 3 — MAFNSQRTFRAPTFRFPLSVRRVYETWEPKSDVKETSETYFLHVYLPGYTKNQPKITLEDASQKLRITGERPIEGDKWKKFDQTYPVPENSDVGTLEAKFEQETLILKMQKKPISQSQVVAPKQQVEKSQQEPLSNEGLDGTKLEKVQETIQPTQSTTKFEESTQDMNSDLPQTQSIEKKRQETIHDDTLSQIAKETISNDTTKTQIGENSQQQFELKPTFKDMTKLQFNEKAQKGPEEFEPKPTFIEKIKTQIDEIAQKGQEEFEKKSTFIEKVKTQISEKAHKAQEEFALKPTSIEKAKTEPNEKPQISEEEFEKKPTLIERIITQIAERAQKGPKEIEAKPTFIERTNKQIDENVQKVQEEFESKPTFIERTKTQIDEKAQNGLEEFEKKPTFVERIKTRIIEEAQKVQEEFEAKPTFIERIKTQIDEKVQKDKEEFEPKPTSIEKAKTETNKKLQKGPEEFEPKPIEKIVTKENLEKNIVKNSDEDAEKKRILVKEETKEKKEKPYESSKTLVGVKNQNIKENETEKEELPTPKVTESKWLGEERHLIENVSVAILVIAAFGAYISYKFSS; from the exons ATGGCTTTCAACTCACAACGTACATTTAGAGCCCCAACTTTCCGGTTTCCACTTTCAGTTCGTCGTGTGTATGAAACATGGGAGCCAAAATCAGATGTGAAAGAAACTTCTGAAACTTACTTTCTTCATGTTTATCTTCCTG GTTATACAAAGAATCAACCGAAGATTACATTAGAGGATGCATCACAGAAGTTGAGGATTACCGGTGAACGACCAATTGAAGGAGACAAATGGAAAAAATTTGACCAAACATATCCTGTTCCAGAAAATAGTGATGTAGGGACACTTGAAGCCAAGTTTGAGCAAGAAACTCTCATTCTTAAAATGCAAAAGAAACCCATTTCACAATCACAAGTTGTTGCTCCAAAACAACAAGTGGAAAAAAGTCAACAAGAACCTTTAAGTAATGAGGGTTTAGATGGAACAAAGCTTGAAAAAGTCCAAGAAACCATTCAACCAACACAATCTACAACTAAATTTGAAGAATCAACTCAAGACATGAATAGTGATTTACCTCAAACTCAAAGTATTGAAAAGAAGAGACAAGAGACTATTCATGATGACACATTGTCTCAAATTGCTAAAGAAACAATTAGCAATGACACAACAAAAACACAAATAGGTGAAAATTCTCAACAACAATTTGAGCTAAAACCAACATTCAAAGACATGACCAAACTACAATTTAATGAAAAGGCTCAAAAGGGACCAGAGGAATTTGAGCCAAAACCAACGTTCATTGAGAAAATCAAAACACAAATAGATGAAATTGCTCAAAAAGGTCAAGAAGAATTTGAGAAAAAATCAACATTCATTGAGAAAGTCAAAACACAAATAAGTGAAAAGGCTCATAAAGCTCAAGAGGAATTTGCGCTAAAACCAACATCCATAgagaaagccaaaacagaacCAAATGAAAAGCCTCAAATCAGTGAAGAGGAATTTGAGAAAAAACCAACATTAATTGAGAGAATCATAACACAAATAGCTGAAAGGGCTCAAAAGGGTCCAAAGGAAATTGAGGCGAAACCAACATTCATCGAGAGAACTAACAAACAAATAGATGAAAATGTACAAAAAGTTCAAGAAGAATTTGAGTCAAAACCAACATTCATTGAAAGAACCAAAACACAAATAGATGAAAAGGCTCAAAATGGTCTAGAAGAATTTGAGAAAAAACCCACATTCGTTGAGAGAATCAAAACACGAATAATTGAAGAGGCTCAGAAGGTTCAAGAAGAATTTGAGGCAAAACCAACATTTATTGAGAGAATCAAAACACAAATTGATGAAAAGGTTCAAAAAGATAAAGAGGAATTTGAACCAAAACCTACATCCATTGAGAAAGCCAAAACTGAAACAAATAAAAAGCTTCAAAAGGGTCCAGAGGAATTTGAGCCAAAACCAATAGAAAAGATTGTTACCAAAGAGAACTTAGAGAAAAACATAGTGAAAAATAGTGATGAAGATGCTGAGAAGAAAAGGATCTTAGTGAAGGAAGAAACTAAAGAGAAAAAGGAGAAGCCTTATGAGTCAAGCAAAACTTTAGTAGGCGTGAAGAATCAAAACATAAAAGAAAATGAAACTGAAAAAGAAGAACTTCCTACTCCAAAAGTTACAGAAAGTAAATGGTTGGGTGAAGAGAGACATTTAATTGAAAATGTAAGTGTTGCAATTCTAGTGATTGCTGCATTTGGAGCCTATATATCATATAAGTTTTCTTCTTGA
- the LOC127135574 gene encoding protein MAIN-LIKE 2-like: protein MSYNRCPRHCITQYRNLLDHLRPTDFIWRPYLNLDHDHEVNAEDAVVWTTCTPIIRFITVEMHNTDRVKLQFSMVQNIPDPPVSLEEWHMRKVNDQWNFNPWQTFARSECRKWKHRHDHVLTDAVMSNEVKPSRTYMAWYRSVGFQFIAEDMYLYDPRQASYTKEGSTSNPQQHSQPGYSQPPIRQTFRSTNTQTYNQNMPFTKPQY from the exons atgagttacaacagatgtccgagacactgtattactcagtatcgcaacctgttggatcaccttcgaccgacagac ttcatttggcgtccataccttaatctggatcatgaccatgaagtcaacgctgaagacgcagtcgtatggacaacatgcacaccgataatacggttcatAACTGTAGAGATGCAtaacaccgatcgtgtgaagctgcagttcagtatggtccagaatatcccagatcccccagtTAGCCTAGaagaatggcatatgcgtaaagtgaacgaccaatggaacttcaacccttggcaaaccttcgcaagatcggagtgtcgcaagtggaagcaccgtcatgaccatgtcttaactgacgcagtcatgtcaaatgaggtaaaaccaagtcgtacttatatggcttggtacagatcggttggttttcaattcatcgccgaagatatgtacctctacgacccacgccaggcAAGTTACACAaaagaaggatcaacatctaacccccaacaacattctcagcccggttactcacaaccccctatccgtcaaacgttccgttccacaaacacacaaacatacaaccaaaacatgccattcaccaAACCCCAATACTAA